The following are from one region of the Trichocoleus sp. genome:
- the petG gene encoding cytochrome b6-f complex subunit PetG gives MVEPLLSGIVLGLIPVTLAGLFVAAYLQYKRGNQLNL, from the coding sequence GTGGTAGAACCTTTGCTTTCTGGAATTGTTCTTGGGTTGATTCCTGTAACCCTTGCAGGGCTGTTTGTAGCGGCTTACCTACAATACAAGCGGGGTAATCAACTTAACCTTTAG
- the lexA gene encoding transcriptional repressor LexA, whose amino-acid sequence MESLTEVQQQLFNWLVDYIKQNQHSPSIRQMMRAMNLKSPAPIQSRLEHLRAKGYIDWTDGRARTIRVLKAQGLPILGAIAAGSVVESFTDTAEQLDFSSSFLKPGDYALRVRGDSMIGALIGDGDVVIMRPVQDPKTLKNGVIVAARVNGDGTTLKYYHRKVNQVTLKPANPNYPTIEATATEVQVQGLLVAVWRGYSNLAS is encoded by the coding sequence ATGGAATCCCTTACTGAAGTCCAACAGCAGCTTTTTAACTGGCTGGTAGACTACATCAAGCAAAATCAGCACTCTCCTTCTATCCGTCAGATGATGCGGGCGATGAATCTTAAGTCTCCTGCGCCGATTCAAAGCCGCCTAGAGCATTTGCGAGCAAAGGGCTATATTGATTGGACAGATGGTAGAGCCAGAACAATTCGTGTCCTCAAAGCACAGGGGTTGCCCATTTTAGGGGCGATCGCAGCAGGTTCTGTCGTTGAATCTTTCACAGATACAGCCGAACAGCTTGATTTCTCAAGTTCCTTTCTTAAGCCTGGTGATTATGCCCTAAGGGTTCGGGGTGACAGTATGATTGGTGCGCTCATTGGTGATGGCGATGTCGTCATTATGCGTCCCGTTCAAGATCCCAAAACGCTGAAAAATGGCGTCATTGTGGCTGCCCGTGTTAACGGTGATGGAACGACACTGAAGTACTACCACCGCAAAGTGAATCAGGTGACGCTAAAGCCTGCAAATCCCAACTACCCAACGATCGAAGCGACTGCAACCGAAGTTCAAGTCCAAGGCTTACTTGTGGCAGTTTGGCGCGGATATAGCAATCTTGCTTCTTAG
- a CDS encoding c-type cytochrome — MTQELLDKPLPTTTPDTSIQRTVLTILAVLMVAALAVLSVYQFRHSDPYVRNVLSLPGDVSRGEVMFQMNCSGCHGIDANGHVGPSLHRVASRKSRIGLIHQVTSGSTPPMPQFQPMPQDMADLLKYLETL, encoded by the coding sequence TTGACACAAGAGCTTTTGGATAAACCGCTCCCGACGACCACACCTGACACTTCCATTCAAAGAACTGTCTTGACGATTCTGGCAGTTCTCATGGTGGCGGCTCTTGCTGTGTTATCCGTCTATCAGTTTCGTCACTCTGACCCCTACGTGCGGAACGTTTTGTCGCTTCCAGGTGATGTATCACGCGGGGAGGTAATGTTCCAGATGAACTGTTCCGGCTGTCATGGCATTGATGCAAATGGGCATGTGGGGCCGAGCTTACATCGCGTTGCTTCGCGCAAATCCCGCATTGGCCTCATTCATCAGGTTACAAGTGGCTCAACCCCCCCTATGCCGCAGTTTCAACCCATGCCTCAAGATATGGCAGATCTATTGAAATACCTTGAAACCTTGTAG
- a CDS encoding CAP domain-containing protein: protein MQPFTTRLSDATSIAIRPKATIYQGKLDSAPIMYQFRLKQRSQFNLQLRGLAADADVEVLQDRNRNGMFDPGETIASSREAGTNRETIDLEGMTSGSYYLRILSSDQGTTNYSLLITAKPTSQTSLAYQVVQLTNAFRQQHGLPALGINTQLTRAAQTYAKQMALEDVFSHRGADGSSPWDRIRNAGYRYSDAAENLAAGHQTPESAVRGWIRSPGHRANLLAWQVQEIGIGYFFLAADPGRVKYHTYWAQSFGTPGEVDETSPGEAEPSDPFLGSIYGQLNK from the coding sequence ATGCAACCTTTCACAACTCGTCTCAGTGATGCAACCTCGATCGCCATTCGTCCAAAAGCAACAATCTATCAGGGCAAGTTAGACAGTGCCCCAATCATGTATCAGTTTCGGCTAAAACAGCGAAGTCAATTCAATCTGCAATTGCGTGGGTTAGCTGCGGATGCGGATGTTGAAGTGCTACAAGACCGCAATCGGAACGGCATGTTTGATCCCGGTGAGACGATCGCCAGTTCCAGGGAGGCGGGTACCAATCGGGAGACGATCGATCTGGAGGGAATGACGTCAGGAAGTTACTATCTCAGAATTCTGTCGTCGGATCAGGGCACAACAAACTACAGCCTGCTGATTACGGCTAAACCAACCAGTCAAACGAGCCTTGCCTATCAAGTGGTGCAACTCACCAATGCCTTCCGACAGCAGCATGGATTGCCCGCTCTTGGAATAAACACACAATTGACTCGCGCTGCCCAGACCTATGCGAAACAAATGGCACTGGAGGATGTTTTTAGTCATCGAGGAGCGGATGGCTCTTCCCCCTGGGATCGCATTCGGAATGCAGGCTATCGCTATTCAGATGCAGCAGAAAATCTAGCCGCCGGGCATCAAACTCCAGAGAGTGCGGTTCGGGGTTGGATTCGGAGCCCGGGACATCGTGCCAATTTGTTGGCATGGCAAGTCCAGGAAATTGGCATCGGCTATTTCTTTCTTGCAGCAGATCCGGGTAGGGTGAAGTATCACACCTATTGGGCGCAATCGTTCGGAACTCCCGGCGAAGTAGATGAGACTAGTCCTGGTGAAGCGGAACCGTCTGACCCTTTTCTTGGCTCAATTTATGGTCAACTGAACAAATGA
- a CDS encoding TraX family protein yields the protein MERSLDNYQIKILAALFMVIDHVGAIFFPNLEILRFIGRFSFPLFGWLLVQGEAHTRDVWLYLFRLVLLGVISQPLYLLNFQGVADYNILFSLAIGLLCLRATRMQPIVAVFAWVVGVVLAQKLNVDYGGYGIAMIALIGQFKPTGLWWTSWLLLHVITLAISPNLGISQAPVLCAPIFFLIATQERGKRAKWFYLFYPGHLLILLLLQFLVGMRSSL from the coding sequence ATGGAGCGATCGCTCGATAATTATCAGATTAAAATCCTGGCTGCCTTGTTCATGGTGATTGATCACGTTGGGGCAATTTTCTTCCCCAATTTAGAGATCCTTCGATTCATTGGGCGGTTTAGCTTTCCGCTCTTCGGCTGGCTTCTGGTTCAAGGCGAGGCACATACGCGCGATGTTTGGCTTTATTTATTTCGGCTTGTCTTATTAGGCGTTATCTCTCAGCCGCTCTATTTGCTCAACTTCCAAGGCGTTGCTGACTACAATATTTTGTTCTCTTTAGCGATCGGGCTACTCTGTTTGAGAGCCACAAGGATGCAGCCGATCGTCGCTGTTTTTGCCTGGGTAGTCGGAGTCGTCCTGGCACAAAAGCTCAATGTTGACTATGGTGGCTACGGCATCGCGATGATTGCTCTGATCGGGCAATTCAAGCCAACCGGATTATGGTGGACAAGTTGGCTGCTGCTGCACGTCATTACCCTGGCGATTTCTCCCAACCTTGGGATTTCTCAAGCGCCTGTTTTGTGTGCCCCAATCTTTTTTCTAATTGCAACGCAAGAACGGGGCAAACGTGCCAAATGGTTTTATTTGTTTTATCCAGGGCATCTATTGATCCTGCTGCTGCTTCAGTTCCTGGTGGGAATGCGATCGAGCCTGTAA
- a CDS encoding serine hydrolase yields MLEPINRSSEAQRRSRRRRNRRSQPTPAVDQRLDPRSRRYPNETVGQPGEQTGAGRGSTADIRSSRSGDRSGKAAPQPGMRRTSRMNGLGTEPAHGRQNRAGVQGVPGQRPESAQTVPQRRQHQSTAAQPRRTRQVRKKRAPRPISPLTHGIRMLILGVGIWAIAGTALSIWEPTMRSSAQANHAGTNQVQQASALTAAGGMNPSAPINAGLKSGQEMTALSSKILPLTKDLKDLTPGVFLTDLDSGDYFSLNGASTFSAASTIKVPILVAFFQDIDAGKIRLDEELTMQEKDVATGSGDMQYAEVGSKYSALEVATNMIVISDNTATNMLIRRLGGIEAVNQRFKQWGLQQTLIQNVLPDLEGTNTTSPKELSALMAVLSQGELLSMKSRDRALEIMRQTVTDTLLPTSLRPGATISHKTGDIGSLVGDTGLIDMPSGRRYAITAMVKRPHNDDRAQELIRQIAAVVYDDLAQPTGTAANALNRATQGNQPGASPMPNTSLPGSPEAGTVPTTAPNAATP; encoded by the coding sequence GTGTTAGAACCCATCAACCGCTCTAGTGAAGCCCAGCGTCGATCGCGTCGTCGTCGTAATCGGCGTTCTCAACCCACTCCTGCTGTTGATCAAAGACTTGATCCAAGGTCAAGACGGTATCCCAATGAAACAGTAGGTCAACCTGGAGAACAAACAGGGGCAGGTCGGGGTTCCACCGCCGATATCCGGTCTTCACGATCTGGCGATCGATCGGGTAAGGCAGCCCCTCAGCCAGGAATGCGTCGCACAAGCCGAATGAATGGTCTGGGCACAGAACCTGCTCACGGCAGACAAAATCGAGCGGGAGTACAGGGAGTTCCAGGTCAAAGACCAGAGTCCGCCCAAACTGTTCCTCAAAGACGCCAGCATCAGTCAACGGCTGCTCAGCCCCGCAGAACCCGACAAGTTCGGAAAAAACGAGCCCCGCGTCCGATCTCTCCCTTGACCCACGGCATTCGGATGCTGATTTTGGGAGTGGGGATCTGGGCGATCGCAGGAACCGCTCTGTCGATTTGGGAACCTACCATGCGAAGCTCAGCGCAAGCCAACCATGCAGGGACAAATCAGGTTCAACAGGCAAGTGCTTTGACTGCTGCTGGCGGCATGAATCCGAGTGCGCCTATCAATGCCGGACTAAAGTCTGGTCAAGAAATGACAGCACTTTCCAGCAAGATATTGCCGCTCACTAAAGATCTAAAAGACCTAACGCCTGGCGTATTTCTGACAGATTTAGACAGTGGTGACTACTTCAGCTTAAACGGGGCATCTACCTTCTCAGCTGCCAGCACGATTAAGGTGCCGATTCTGGTTGCATTCTTTCAAGACATCGATGCAGGGAAAATTCGGCTTGATGAAGAGTTAACCATGCAGGAGAAGGATGTTGCTACTGGCTCTGGGGATATGCAGTATGCAGAAGTTGGCTCAAAATATAGTGCCCTGGAAGTCGCCACAAATATGATTGTCATTAGTGACAACACGGCAACCAACATGCTAATTCGTAGGCTGGGTGGCATTGAAGCAGTGAACCAGCGATTCAAGCAGTGGGGCTTACAGCAAACCCTCATCCAAAACGTTCTACCTGACCTGGAAGGAACGAATACAACTTCTCCGAAAGAACTCTCAGCCTTAATGGCAGTGCTGAGCCAGGGTGAATTGCTGTCGATGAAGTCTCGCGATCGTGCCTTAGAGATTATGCGGCAGACCGTTACCGATACACTACTCCCAACCTCGCTACGTCCAGGTGCAACCATTTCTCATAAAACGGGTGACATTGGCTCGTTAGTTGGGGATACAGGATTAATCGACATGCCAAGCGGCAGACGCTATGCGATCACTGCGATGGTGAAACGTCCGCACAATGACGATCGGGCTCAAGAACTGATTCGTCAAATTGCAGCTGTGGTCTACGACGATCTCGCTCAACCAACTGGCACAGCTGCAAACGCGCTCAACCGCGCAACCCAGGGCAACCAGCCTGGAGCCTCGCCCATGCCAAATACTTCCTTACCTGGCAGCCCAGAAGCGGGTACAGTCCCAACAACTGCCCCCAATGCGGCAACGCCATAG